From the genome of Candidatus Electrothrix communis, one region includes:
- a CDS encoding N-acetyltransferase encodes MKIRKLTPENFGKAYALLRQAFPRSTYEIQLAEKFHKNGKAVHEWVCIHSNTVIAYIAFSNAYNGSGICGLHLGPMAVKPDFQKQGVGSELLRFALRQPEIKDKTIFVLGEPNFYKKFEFEPCATPICPFDKNNTHFLGIRNNSNNQFTVGYDSAFYK; translated from the coding sequence ATGAAAATACGAAAGCTTACTCCTGAAAATTTTGGCAAAGCCTATGCATTATTGCGTCAGGCGTTTCCTCGCAGCACATATGAAATACAATTAGCTGAAAAATTCCACAAGAATGGAAAGGCAGTTCATGAATGGGTGTGTATTCACTCCAATACAGTAATTGCCTATATTGCTTTTTCTAATGCCTATAACGGCTCTGGCATCTGCGGCTTGCATTTGGGGCCGATGGCTGTAAAACCGGATTTTCAAAAACAAGGGGTAGGCTCAGAGTTGCTTCGTTTTGCATTGAGGCAGCCTGAAATAAAGGATAAAACCATTTTTGTCTTGGGTGAGCCGAATTTTTATAAAAAATTTGAGTTTGAACCTTGTGCAACACCAATTTGCCCATTTGACAAAAACAATACCCATTTTCTGGGTATACGCAATAACTCAAATAACCAGTTCACTGTTGGATATGACTCTGCGTTTTATAAATGA
- the obgE gene encoding GTPase ObgE, whose amino-acid sequence MGFVDEVKFFVNAGDGGNGCVSFRREKFVPKGGPNGGDGGRGGSVFIEADSRKQSLIDFRYRSHFKAERGKNGQGSDKHGRGGKDTIIYVPPGSVIKDAETGQVLTDLTEPGQRFTAAHGGKGGHGNARFATSTNRAPRKATPGTLGEELWLKIELKLLADVGLIGLPNAGKSTLLSKLSAANPKVAPYPFTTLTPQLGVLHLEFMDPCIIADIPGLIEGASEGVGLGHQFLRHVERTSILLHVIDAATEDEQPLQDYRVLAAELTAYNEELLDRTHLVALNKIDCIDEDRLEELRSLFKKSGIDVLTFSAKEKTDIDKLKGLLGDLLDEQREAALDGTEENDEP is encoded by the coding sequence ATGGGTTTTGTCGACGAAGTAAAATTTTTCGTAAACGCTGGTGACGGTGGCAACGGCTGCGTCAGTTTCCGACGGGAAAAATTTGTTCCCAAGGGAGGACCAAACGGCGGTGACGGCGGACGAGGCGGTTCTGTCTTTATTGAGGCTGATTCCCGAAAGCAGTCATTGATCGATTTTCGCTATCGTTCTCATTTTAAGGCAGAACGGGGCAAAAACGGCCAAGGCAGTGACAAACACGGCCGAGGAGGCAAGGACACCATCATCTATGTCCCCCCCGGTTCAGTCATCAAGGACGCAGAAACAGGTCAGGTCCTCACTGACCTCACCGAGCCCGGCCAACGATTCACCGCAGCGCACGGGGGCAAGGGAGGTCACGGTAATGCCCGTTTTGCCACATCCACAAATCGGGCCCCGCGCAAGGCGACTCCGGGCACTCTTGGAGAAGAACTCTGGCTAAAAATTGAACTCAAGCTCCTGGCAGATGTCGGCCTCATCGGCCTGCCCAATGCGGGTAAATCCACCTTGCTGTCCAAGCTGTCTGCTGCTAACCCCAAGGTTGCTCCATATCCCTTCACCACTCTAACCCCGCAACTGGGCGTCCTCCATCTAGAATTCATGGACCCCTGCATTATCGCGGATATTCCCGGCCTCATTGAAGGAGCCAGCGAGGGTGTCGGGCTCGGGCATCAATTTCTCCGCCATGTGGAGCGAACAAGCATCCTGCTCCATGTCATTGATGCGGCAACCGAGGACGAGCAGCCCTTGCAGGATTATCGCGTTCTAGCTGCTGAACTCACTGCCTATAATGAGGAGTTGCTGGACCGCACCCACCTGGTTGCCCTGAACAAGATCGACTGTATTGACGAAGACAGGCTGGAAGAGCTCCGATCCCTGTTTAAGAAGAGCGGGATTGATGTTCTGACTTTTTCTGCCAAAGAAAAAACCGACATAGATAAACTCAAGGGTCTGCTCGGCGATCTTCTGGATGAACAAAGGGAGGCAGCCTTAGACGGCACAGAGGAGAACGACGAACCATGA
- the proB gene encoding glutamate 5-kinase produces MTFQVSRDDGLFYRQTLFDQAKTVVLKVGSAVLTTTDGLNIDFIDTLCRHIAFLHASGRKVILVSSGAVAAGRKRLQVPRQPGEELKVKQALAAVGQGLLMQAYEQRFALHHDQQVAQILLTHTDLSQRDRYLNVRNTILTLFEFGVVPIINENDTVSVQELRFGDNDNLGALITNMIGADMYIMLTDVDSLYTANPTEDSTAKPVYTVAAIDSAVEAMAGNSSSMLGTGGMQSKIRAAKMVAVCGGSSFIGPGRNKNILQELFSGDMKGTFFLPEKGKKIRGKKHWIAHVLRPSGTLYLDTGACRAIVERGKSLLPSGITRIEGNFEIGASVQCRCPEGQIVAAGLTNYTSADLDKIRGRKSAEIAGIIGFRDSDEIIHRDNLVLFDEKQRSSETF; encoded by the coding sequence ATGACCTTCCAAGTTTCTCGGGACGACGGGCTTTTTTATCGCCAAACCCTGTTTGATCAGGCCAAAACCGTGGTGCTCAAGGTGGGCAGTGCAGTCCTGACCACCACAGACGGACTGAATATTGATTTTATCGATACGCTCTGTCGTCACATCGCTTTCCTTCACGCAAGTGGCCGCAAAGTCATTCTGGTCAGTTCCGGAGCCGTTGCAGCAGGCCGAAAGCGTCTTCAAGTTCCTCGCCAGCCGGGAGAGGAACTCAAGGTCAAACAGGCCCTTGCCGCTGTGGGGCAGGGGCTGCTTATGCAGGCCTATGAGCAGCGCTTTGCCCTCCATCATGACCAGCAGGTTGCCCAGATCCTGCTCACGCACACCGACCTTTCCCAGCGGGACCGCTATCTCAATGTCCGCAACACCATTCTGACCCTGTTCGAATTCGGCGTTGTCCCCATTATTAATGAAAACGATACAGTTTCTGTCCAGGAACTTCGTTTCGGCGATAATGATAACCTGGGCGCTTTGATTACCAATATGATCGGGGCGGATATGTACATCATGCTGACAGACGTGGACAGCCTGTACACAGCAAACCCGACAGAAGATTCCACAGCCAAACCAGTATACACAGTAGCGGCGATTGACAGCGCGGTAGAGGCTATGGCAGGGAATAGCAGCAGCATGCTGGGCACAGGTGGCATGCAATCCAAAATCAGAGCGGCTAAAATGGTGGCCGTCTGTGGAGGAAGTTCTTTTATCGGGCCTGGACGCAATAAGAATATCTTACAAGAGCTCTTCTCTGGAGATATGAAAGGTACTTTTTTTCTTCCGGAAAAAGGGAAAAAAATCAGAGGAAAAAAACATTGGATCGCCCACGTCCTTCGTCCGTCCGGCACGCTGTACCTGGATACCGGCGCTTGCCGGGCCATTGTCGAGCGGGGGAAGAGCCTATTACCCTCCGGGATTACCCGAATTGAGGGAAATTTCGAGATCGGTGCCTCTGTTCAATGCCGTTGCCCAGAGGGGCAAATCGTGGCTGCAGGCCTAACCAATTACACCTCGGCTGATCTGGATAAAATAAGAGGAAGAAAAAGCGCAGAGATTGCCGGTATCATTGGATTTCGAGACAGTGACGAGATCATTCATAGAGATAACCTGGTGCTGTTCGACGAAAAACAAAGATCATCGGAAACGTTCTAA